Within Enterobacter sp. RHBSTW-00175, the genomic segment CTGCGTGTGCTTCTGGCGCAGGCGCTGTTCTCTAACCCGGACATTCTGCTGCTCGACGAACCAACGAACAACCTGGACATCGACACCATCCGCTGGCTGGAGCAGACGCTCAACGATCGTGACAGCACCATGATTATCATTTCGCACGACCGTCACTTCCTGAACATGGTCTGTACGCATATGGCGGATCTGGACTACGGCGAGCTGCGCGTTTACCCGGGCAACTACGACGAATACATGACTGCGGCAACCCAGGCCCGTGAGCGTCTGCTGGCCGATAACGCCAAGAAAAAAGCACAGATTGCTGACCTGCAATCCTTCGTCAGCCGCTTCAGCGCCAACGCCTCTAAATCGCGTCAGGCAACCTCTCGCGCCCGTCAGATTGATAAGATCAAGCTCGATGAAGTGAAAGCCTCCAGCCGTCAGAACCCGTTCATCCGCTTCGAGCAGGACAAGAAACTGTTCCGTAACGCGCTGGAAGTGGAAGCCCTCACCAAAGGCTTCGAAAACGGTCCACTGTTTAAAAACTTCAACCTGCTGCTGGAAGTGGGCGAGAAGATCGCCATTCTGGGTGCTAACGGCGTGGGTAAATCCACCATGCTGAAAACGCTGGTCGGCGAGCTGCAGCCGGATAACGGAACCGTGAAGTGGTCCGAGAATGCGCAGATTGGCTACTACGCGCAGGATCACGAATACGAGTTTGAAAACGATCTGACGGTCTTCGACTGGATGAGCCAGTGGAAGCAAGAAGGCGATGACGAGCAGGCAGTGCGCAGCATTCTGGGGCGTTTGCTGTTCAGCCAGGACGATATCAAGAAGCCAGCGAAAGTGCTCTCCGGTGGTGAGAAGGGGCGTATGCTATTCGGTAAGCTGATGATGGAAAAACCGAATATTCTGGTGATGGATGAACCGACCAACCACCTGGATATGGAATCTATCGAATCGCTGAACATGGCGCTGGAAATGTATCAGGGTACGCTGATCTTCGTTTCCCACGACCGTGAGTTCGTGAGCTCGCTGGCAACCCGGGTGATTGAGATTACGCCTGAGCGCGTAGTGGACTTCACCGGTAACTACGAAGATTACCTGCGCAGCAAAGGTATCGATAACTAAAATAATTCCCCTCACCGTAACCCTCTCCCCATAGGGGAGAGGGGACTGCTCCGTGCGGTTTTCACCCTCGCCCCTATGGGGAGAGGGTCGGGGTGA encodes:
- a CDS encoding ABC-F family ATPase, whose protein sequence is MLVTSNVTMQFGSKPLFENISVKFGGGNRYGLIGANGSGKSTFMKILGSDLEPTLGNVSLDPNERIGKLRQDQFAFEEFTVLDTVIMGHAELWEVKQERDRIYALAEMSEEDGYKVADLEVLYGEMDGYSAESRAGELLLGVGIPVEQHYGPMSEVAPGWKLRVLLAQALFSNPDILLLDEPTNNLDIDTIRWLEQTLNDRDSTMIIISHDRHFLNMVCTHMADLDYGELRVYPGNYDEYMTAATQARERLLADNAKKKAQIADLQSFVSRFSANASKSRQATSRARQIDKIKLDEVKASSRQNPFIRFEQDKKLFRNALEVEALTKGFENGPLFKNFNLLLEVGEKIAILGANGVGKSTMLKTLVGELQPDNGTVKWSENAQIGYYAQDHEYEFENDLTVFDWMSQWKQEGDDEQAVRSILGRLLFSQDDIKKPAKVLSGGEKGRMLFGKLMMEKPNILVMDEPTNHLDMESIESLNMALEMYQGTLIFVSHDREFVSSLATRVIEITPERVVDFTGNYEDYLRSKGIDN